The sequence below is a genomic window from Pseudomonadota bacterium.
ATTGAATTTAAATTCAGCGAAGCTCCGAAAATATCAAGATCAATGCGCATAGCCTTAAATGATCTTCAACTGGATTATCTTTGGATAATATATCCCGGCCAGCATAGCTTCCCGGCAGATGATAAAATAACTGTTTGCCCGCTGACCGAAGTTACAGAATTGGCTAATCAGTTATTTAAGAAGCAGATCATATTTTGGTCAATTATTTCCATCTGTTGGTTTGGATGTATCCTGAATCGCCTTGCTGTTTCGAAAAATCAAATATGGGTTGGCAAATCAAAATACTATCTTTCGAGCCAGTTTCAAAACTCCCCATTTTGGCCGATTGCCGATGTATTATAAAGTATGATGTTCAAATCGTCGATTATCACTAAAGGAGAAACTGTTATGATTAAGAAGGTAAATTATAGCGCCAATAAAAAAAGCAAGTTATTAAGAAACATAACTTGCTTAATTTTATTTTAATTGGCGTCCCCAAGGGGATTTGAACCCCTGTCGCCGGCGTGAAAGGCCGGTGTCCTGGACCGGGCTAGACGATGGGGACGTGATTGATACTATATAATATATTTAAATTAAAAAGCCAACAATAATTAGCTAATATTTAGCTTTATTGGTGGGCCGTGCGCGACTCGAACGCGCGACTCTCTGCTTAAAAGGCAGATACTCTACCGACTGAGTTAACGGCCCGTGAAAAAGAATCTTTTTTTACCACATAATATATGCTTGTCAATAAAAAAACACCATAACTTTAAAACAGTCAGATTTATAAATTATTAGGCCTGCAATAAAACAGCTAATTACCTAAGGTGGATAATGAGCTTAAATGGTGAAATCACAATAAAGCGGTTTAAGTTCAACTCCACAAAATTGTTACAGTATCAAAATTTGTTTGACAAGAATTCGATAGTCATATACTCAATTCAAATTATAGCTGGTATTAGCCGCAACATCAGGTGCAGTGTTTGTGGCTACCTTAAAAGCTATCGGTCGAATTATTTATACATGAACCATTGTTCGACTAAAATTCAACTGTGCGGTGATCTTCAATTTGCTTTAAACGGTTATAGACAGACAGCCTTTTCCAGCCGAATATAAAGTCATTATTGGACTTTTTTTATACTAAGGTGTCAGCCCTTAAGTATGAGAAGATACCGTATATGGCATTAGCTGTCTTTTTAAAAAGCCTTGAA
It includes:
- a CDS encoding DUF4143 domain-containing protein, with the protein product MIRQLQPWHENISKRQVKAPKIYFRDSGLLHCLLSVSDKHSLLGHPRTGASWEGFALEQFLKIVKPPEAYFWSTHSGAEIDLFFQYRGRRYGIEFKFSEAPKISRSMRIALNDLQLDYLWIIYPGQHSFPADDKITVCPLTEVTELANQLFKKQIIFWSIISICWFGCILNRLAVSKNQIWVGKSKYYLSSQFQNSPFWPIADVL